One segment of Setaria viridis chromosome 4, Setaria_viridis_v4.0, whole genome shotgun sequence DNA contains the following:
- the LOC117852332 gene encoding uncharacterized protein isoform X1 gives MALVSLRLHQLFKSKMFHFGEAAAEFASGQALQDPDVASSKEESITAGPQTAPHDTVNGSSSAFPSSCDKFVSIPTVTQQDDLDKLFSKLTNEFHGSSSEASITASPRTLPHNTTSSSLQSASSIGSNILIRHPPDCFQTFYIRMDRRGSFCTYPDVGGPFHSVHEADDAIKRFLDELRHGGRCKEQDAFSHGDRMKQDCKYFLDGPPIDPNLRRSKTTYDEERYLIEALLDRYNGSYKMLVRSCTSDTQDMRRRTRILHMNLKIL, from the exons ATGGCGCTGGTGAGTCTGCGTCTGCACCAACTCTTCAAGAGCAAGATGTTTCACTTTGGAG AAGCTGCTGCTGAGTTTGCATCTGGACAAGCTCTGCAAGATCCAGATGTTGCATCATCGAAGGAAGAATCGATTACTGCAGGTCCACAAACAGCGCCACATGACACCGTTAATGGCTCATCTAGTGCTTTCCCATCCAGTTGTGATAAGTTTGTGTCCATACCTACGGTAACCCAACAGGACGACTTGGACAAGCTTTTCAGCAAGTTAACCAACGAGTTTCATGGCAGTTCATCAGAAGCGTCGATCACTGCTAGTCCACGGACATTGCCACACAACACCACCAGCAGCTCTCTGCAATCAGCTTCATCCATTGGATCTAACATTTTGATCCGGCATCCTCCAGATTGCTTTCAGACGTTTTACATTAGGATGGACCGGAGGGGATCTTTTTGTACTTACCCAGATGTGGGTGGACCTTTTCACAGCGTACATGAGGCTGATGATGCTATTAAGCGCTTTCTCGATGAACTGCGTCATGGAGGAAg GTGCAAGGAGCAAGATGCATTTTCTCATGGGGATAGGATGAAGCAGGATTGTAAATATTTTCTTGATGGTCCACCAATAGATCCCAATTTGCGAAGGAGTAAGACTACCTATGATGAAGAACGATATTTGATTGAAGCTTTACTGGACCGGTATAATG GATCTTACAAGATGCTTGTAAGATCTTGCACATCTGATACACAAGATATGCGGCGTAGAACtag GATCTTGCACATGAACTTGAAGATCTTGTGA
- the LOC117852332 gene encoding uncharacterized protein isoform X2, with protein sequence MALVSLRLHQLFKSKMFHFGEAAAEFASGQALQDPDVASSKEESITAGPQTAPHDTVNGSSSAFPSSCDKFVSIPTVTQQDDLDKLFSKLTNEFHGSSSEASITASPRTLPHNTTSSSLQSASSIGSNILIRHPPDCFQTFYIRMDRRGSFCTYPDVGGPFHSVHEADDAIKRFLDELRHGGRCKEQDAFSHGDRMKQDCKYFLDGPPIDPNLRRSKTTYDEERYLIEALLDRYNGSYKMLVRSCTSDTQDMRRRTSEGSYLN encoded by the exons ATGGCGCTGGTGAGTCTGCGTCTGCACCAACTCTTCAAGAGCAAGATGTTTCACTTTGGAG AAGCTGCTGCTGAGTTTGCATCTGGACAAGCTCTGCAAGATCCAGATGTTGCATCATCGAAGGAAGAATCGATTACTGCAGGTCCACAAACAGCGCCACATGACACCGTTAATGGCTCATCTAGTGCTTTCCCATCCAGTTGTGATAAGTTTGTGTCCATACCTACGGTAACCCAACAGGACGACTTGGACAAGCTTTTCAGCAAGTTAACCAACGAGTTTCATGGCAGTTCATCAGAAGCGTCGATCACTGCTAGTCCACGGACATTGCCACACAACACCACCAGCAGCTCTCTGCAATCAGCTTCATCCATTGGATCTAACATTTTGATCCGGCATCCTCCAGATTGCTTTCAGACGTTTTACATTAGGATGGACCGGAGGGGATCTTTTTGTACTTACCCAGATGTGGGTGGACCTTTTCACAGCGTACATGAGGCTGATGATGCTATTAAGCGCTTTCTCGATGAACTGCGTCATGGAGGAAg GTGCAAGGAGCAAGATGCATTTTCTCATGGGGATAGGATGAAGCAGGATTGTAAATATTTTCTTGATGGTCCACCAATAGATCCCAATTTGCGAAGGAGTAAGACTACCTATGATGAAGAACGATATTTGATTGAAGCTTTACTGGACCGGTATAATG GATCTTACAAGATGCTTGTAAGATCTTGCACATCTGATACACAAGATATGCGGCGTAGAACtag CGAGGGTTCTTATCTGAATTAA
- the LOC117852332 gene encoding uncharacterized protein isoform X3, giving the protein MALVSLRLHQLFKSKMFHFGEAAAEFASGQALQDPDVASSKEESITAGPQTAPHDTVNGSSSAFPSSCDKFVSIPTVTQQDDLDKLFSKLTNEFHGSSSEASITASPRTLPHNTTSSSLQSASSIGSNILIRHPPDCFQTFYIRMDRRGSFCTYPDVGGPFHSVHEADDAIKRFLDELRHGGRCKEQDAFSHGDRMKQDCKYFLDGPPIDPNLRRSKTTYDEERYLIEALLDRYNGDNNLFADLTRCL; this is encoded by the exons ATGGCGCTGGTGAGTCTGCGTCTGCACCAACTCTTCAAGAGCAAGATGTTTCACTTTGGAG AAGCTGCTGCTGAGTTTGCATCTGGACAAGCTCTGCAAGATCCAGATGTTGCATCATCGAAGGAAGAATCGATTACTGCAGGTCCACAAACAGCGCCACATGACACCGTTAATGGCTCATCTAGTGCTTTCCCATCCAGTTGTGATAAGTTTGTGTCCATACCTACGGTAACCCAACAGGACGACTTGGACAAGCTTTTCAGCAAGTTAACCAACGAGTTTCATGGCAGTTCATCAGAAGCGTCGATCACTGCTAGTCCACGGACATTGCCACACAACACCACCAGCAGCTCTCTGCAATCAGCTTCATCCATTGGATCTAACATTTTGATCCGGCATCCTCCAGATTGCTTTCAGACGTTTTACATTAGGATGGACCGGAGGGGATCTTTTTGTACTTACCCAGATGTGGGTGGACCTTTTCACAGCGTACATGAGGCTGATGATGCTATTAAGCGCTTTCTCGATGAACTGCGTCATGGAGGAAg GTGCAAGGAGCAAGATGCATTTTCTCATGGGGATAGGATGAAGCAGGATTGTAAATATTTTCTTGATGGTCCACCAATAGATCCCAATTTGCGAAGGAGTAAGACTACCTATGATGAAGAACGATATTTGATTGAAGCTTTACTGGACCGGTATAATGGTGATAACAATCTCTTCGCG GATCTTACAAGATGCTTGTAA
- the LOC117852331 gene encoding uncharacterized protein isoform X1: MALRSLGSLLRGTIRARTCSSLPGIATQGTLGSAAGRSEADALHGLRNLAYLVGARPSSPVAAAAAAAVSAFAASHGLHSRVNLTAQSVRARASYSSPGIVVQASTGSMMVKGARRFHTLRGLVAEHAHGAPAALTVAFLCICRNSVCDSYRWVRRIQDREGGH, translated from the exons ATGGCTTTGCGGTCGCTGGGCTCTCTGCTTCGGGGGACCATCCGTGCACGGACCTGTTCCTCCTTGCCGGGGATCGCTACCCAGGGGACGCTCGGatcggcggcggggaggagcgaaGCAGATGCTCTACACGGCCTG AGGAACCTCGCCTACCTTGTGGGTGCTCGTCCCAGCTCTcctgtcgcggcggcggcggcggcggccgtttCTGCTTTTGCAGCATCCCATGGCCTGCACAGCCGGGTAAATCTGACGGCGCAGAGCGTCCGTGCCCGGGCCAGTTACTCCTCGCCGGGGATCGTTGTCCAGGCTTCGACGgggtcgatgatggtgaagggaGCACGGCGTTTCCACACCTTG AGGGGTCTTGTGGCCGAACATGCCCATGGCGCTCCTGCTGCTCTAACTGTCGCCTTTCTCTGTATTTGCCGGAATTCTGTATGTGATTCATACAGATGGGTCAG ACGGATCCAGGACAGAGAAGGAGGACATTGA
- the LOC117852331 gene encoding uncharacterized protein isoform X2: MRTSRYMQALKDMERETASYNKALPDGNEALDQEGMKSDDEAMRARFEDWMKQYGRTYQDEQGKARRFRIFKAVARFVDVANAVADELGSDVCMGLNEFADWNDQGLAGMCGTKHMSEDQYLSMVGVNEASDKKATKQTLQKQESKD, from the exons ATGCGTACCTCTCGTTACATGCAGGCGCTAAAGGACATGGAACGCGAGACGGCGTCTTACAACAAAGCATTGCCTGATGGTAACGAAGCTTTGGATCAGGAGGGCATGAAGAGTGATGACGAAGCCATGAGAGCAAGGTTCGAGGACTGGATGAAGCAGTATGGCCGAACGTACCAAGACGAGCAGGGGAAGGCGAGGCGGTTTAGAATATTTAAGGCTGTTGCAAGGTTTGTTGATGTCGCCAATGCTGTGGCTGACGAATTAGGGTCTGATGTCTGTATGGGCCTTAATGAATTTGCGGATTGGAATGACCAAGGACTTGCTGGCATGTGTGGCACCAAACATATGAGCGAAGATCAGTACCTCAGCATGGTCGGCGTCAATGAGGCATCTGATAAGAAGGCCACGAAGCAG ACGCTGCAAAAGCAGGAATCTAAAGATTGA